The Streptomyces sp. NBC_00440 genome contains a region encoding:
- a CDS encoding SAM-dependent methyltransferase: MTAGSDRPLSDTPLTDRPLVDTSRPHPARVYDWLLGGKDNYPVDQQVGEKLPPEARANAARNRAFMHRAAAWLAGNGVDQFLDVGTGIPTAPNLHQVVQTITPTARVVYADNDPIVLRHAEALLISSPEGATDYIHADVREPELILDRARELLDFERPVALSLIALMHFLPDDQDPYGITRTLVDALPSGSCLALSHGTADQHPELEDETRTAYRKGAISLRMRTREEVEPFFDGLDLVAPGLVTATEWYQDGPAPEKERSGFYVGVARKR, translated from the coding sequence GTGACCGCCGGCAGTGACAGACCCCTGAGTGACACGCCCCTGACCGACAGGCCTCTGGTCGACACCAGCAGACCCCACCCGGCGCGCGTCTACGACTGGCTCCTGGGCGGCAAGGACAACTACCCGGTCGATCAGCAGGTCGGCGAGAAGCTGCCGCCGGAGGCGCGCGCCAACGCGGCGCGGAACCGGGCCTTCATGCACCGTGCGGCGGCCTGGCTGGCGGGGAACGGTGTGGACCAGTTCCTCGACGTCGGTACGGGCATCCCGACCGCGCCCAACCTGCACCAGGTGGTCCAGACGATCACGCCCACCGCCCGGGTCGTCTACGCGGACAACGACCCGATCGTGCTGCGCCACGCGGAGGCCCTGCTGATCAGCAGCCCGGAGGGTGCCACCGACTACATCCACGCCGATGTGCGCGAGCCGGAGCTGATTCTCGACCGCGCCCGTGAACTGCTGGACTTCGAGCGGCCGGTCGCCCTGTCGCTCATCGCGCTGATGCACTTCCTGCCCGACGACCAGGATCCGTACGGCATCACCCGCACCCTGGTGGACGCGCTGCCGTCCGGCAGCTGTCTGGCCCTCTCGCACGGTACGGCGGACCAGCATCCGGAGCTGGAGGACGAGACCAGGACGGCGTACCGCAAGGGCGCCATCTCGCTGCGGATGCGCACCCGGGAGGAGGTCGAGCCGTTCTTCGACGGGCTCGATCTCGTCGCGCCGGGGCTGGTGACCGCGACCGAGTGGTAC